In Fimbriiglobus ruber, a single genomic region encodes these proteins:
- a CDS encoding patatin-like phospholipase family protein produces MRTYRFQYPLASCAGPAALAGLLAILAGCSSTPKRAEPLPPEYKAKKITDLAAPAGTYQPVERVTADALASALAAPVAPQDVAKKDPDVVIPKGQSRPLNILALSGGGQYGAYAQGILCGWTESGKRPDFDVVTGISSGALIAVFAYLGPKYDPNMQRLATSLKTSDVFTYRPLISILWHNSIATAAPLEKLIAAEVNDETLADIRAAHLAGRKLYVGTMLQRTRRLVVWDLGAIACSGRPDADTLVRKVLLATSSIPGLVPSVDFDVDVNGVRYKEEHADGGAVAQTFIKFGPGTPEPNPATPGVKWLAGSNLYIIAGGKLYVDPIEGRLGFLTRATSTISATLYALYRADLWRLYTLCAVSGMKFHHAFVPEDTPIAPKSTTFDLKTMRLLFTLGHDLAKCGEVWRTTPPGYEVGEEEYPRAGFQFTIP; encoded by the coding sequence ATGCGCACATACAGATTCCAATATCCGTTAGCGTCGTGTGCCGGGCCGGCCGCTCTGGCTGGTCTGCTGGCGATTCTGGCGGGCTGCTCGTCCACGCCCAAGCGGGCCGAGCCGCTGCCGCCGGAATACAAGGCCAAGAAGATCACCGACCTGGCGGCGCCCGCGGGCACGTACCAACCGGTCGAGCGGGTCACGGCCGACGCGCTCGCGAGTGCGCTTGCGGCGCCGGTGGCCCCGCAGGACGTGGCGAAGAAAGATCCGGACGTCGTCATCCCCAAGGGGCAATCTCGCCCGTTGAATATCCTCGCCCTCTCGGGCGGCGGACAGTACGGTGCCTACGCCCAGGGCATTCTTTGCGGGTGGACGGAGAGCGGAAAGCGGCCCGATTTTGACGTGGTCACCGGGATTAGCAGCGGCGCCCTGATCGCCGTATTCGCTTACCTCGGGCCGAAATACGATCCGAACATGCAGCGCCTGGCGACCAGTCTCAAGACGTCCGACGTGTTTACTTACCGACCACTCATCTCGATCTTGTGGCACAACTCGATCGCGACCGCCGCCCCGTTGGAGAAGTTGATCGCGGCCGAAGTCAACGACGAGACCCTGGCCGACATACGGGCGGCCCACCTGGCCGGACGGAAGCTGTACGTCGGGACCATGCTCCAAAGAACACGCCGGCTCGTGGTCTGGGATCTCGGCGCGATCGCCTGCAGTGGTCGCCCGGACGCCGACACCCTCGTCCGCAAAGTGCTGCTCGCGACGTCCAGCATTCCCGGCCTGGTTCCGTCGGTCGATTTCGACGTGGACGTCAACGGGGTGCGGTACAAGGAAGAGCACGCGGACGGCGGGGCAGTGGCGCAAACTTTCATCAAGTTCGGCCCGGGCACGCCGGAACCGAACCCCGCCACGCCCGGGGTGAAGTGGTTGGCCGGGTCGAACCTGTACATCATCGCGGGTGGGAAACTATACGTCGACCCGATCGAAGGACGGCTCGGGTTCCTGACGCGAGCCACGTCCACGATATCCGCGACGCTGTACGCCTTGTACCGGGCCGACTTGTGGCGCCTGTACACGCTCTGTGCGGTGTCCGGCATGAAGTTCCACCACGCGTTCGTGCCGGAAGACACGCCGATCGCGCCCAAGAGTACGACCTTCGACCTGAAAACGATGCGGCTCTTGTTCACACTCGGACATGACCTGGCCAAGTGCGGCGAGGTCTGGCGGACGACGCCGCCGGGCTACGAGGTCGGCGAAGAAGAGTACCCCCGCGCGGGGTTCCAGTTCACGATCCCGTAA
- the ilvB gene encoding biosynthetic-type acetolactate synthase large subunit, giving the protein MGEPSKTTPSQATPMSGADILVQALVNHGVDTVFAYPGGASMPIHQALTRYADKIRTILPRHEQGGGFMAHGYARTTGKPGICFSTSGPGATNFVTNIADAKMDSVPLIVITGQVGTNVLGSDAFQETPMVEICRGITKHHYLVTRTEDLTRVMKEAFHIATTGRPGPVLIDMPKDVQNRTVVPNWDPPMNLPGYKPTRRAPRKELQPILDALRQSKKPFIYAGGGVIHSEASAFLREFAERAGIPVGLTLHGLGTFPADHYLCLQMLGMHGTVYSNYAVNDADLLLAFGVRFDDRVTGKLAEFAKHGKIVHIDIDKSEIHKNKHAHIPVHGDLGGALEDLCAMLREDDNADLVAGGRYTDWLRQIDAWREAEPMKCPDREDAILPQAAIKRLWEIIRDRGQIDNTIMTTGVGQHQMWAAQFFHLNKPRTWVTSGGLGTMGFGLPAAMGAKVAHPDAIVIDVDGDGSFQMNIQELACCYAEKIAPKILLLNNQHLGMVVQWEDRFFGSNRGHTYLGAGADQEWYPNFVKIAEGFGVKGRAITDRKDLDEALIEMLDHDGPYLLDVHVPHQEHVLPMIPAGMTVKDIIKA; this is encoded by the coding sequence ATGGGCGAACCGAGCAAGACGACTCCGAGCCAGGCGACACCGATGAGCGGGGCCGACATCCTCGTTCAAGCCCTGGTTAACCACGGGGTCGACACCGTCTTCGCCTACCCGGGCGGGGCCTCGATGCCGATTCACCAGGCGCTCACCCGGTACGCCGACAAGATTCGCACCATTCTCCCGCGGCACGAGCAGGGCGGCGGGTTCATGGCCCACGGGTACGCCCGGACCACCGGCAAGCCCGGCATCTGCTTCAGCACCAGCGGCCCCGGGGCGACCAACTTCGTCACGAACATCGCCGACGCCAAGATGGACTCGGTCCCGCTGATCGTCATCACCGGGCAGGTGGGCACGAACGTCCTCGGGTCCGACGCGTTCCAAGAAACGCCGATGGTCGAGATCTGCCGCGGGATCACCAAGCACCACTACCTCGTCACGCGGACCGAAGACCTGACCCGGGTCATGAAGGAGGCGTTCCACATCGCCACCACCGGGCGACCGGGACCGGTGTTGATCGACATGCCGAAGGACGTGCAGAACCGGACGGTCGTGCCGAATTGGGACCCGCCGATGAACCTCCCGGGGTATAAGCCGACCCGCCGGGCACCGCGGAAGGAACTCCAGCCGATCCTCGACGCCCTGCGCCAGAGCAAGAAGCCGTTCATCTACGCCGGCGGCGGCGTCATCCACAGCGAGGCCAGCGCGTTCCTCCGGGAATTCGCCGAGCGGGCCGGCATCCCGGTCGGTCTGACCCTGCACGGCCTGGGGACGTTCCCGGCCGACCACTACCTGTGCCTGCAGATGCTCGGCATGCACGGGACCGTCTACTCGAACTACGCGGTCAACGACGCCGATCTGCTCCTCGCCTTCGGCGTCCGGTTCGACGATCGGGTGACCGGGAAGCTGGCCGAGTTCGCCAAGCACGGGAAGATCGTCCACATCGACATCGACAAGTCCGAGATCCACAAGAACAAGCACGCCCACATTCCCGTCCACGGGGACCTGGGCGGGGCCCTCGAAGACCTCTGCGCGATGCTCCGCGAGGACGACAACGCGGACCTCGTGGCCGGCGGCCGGTACACCGACTGGCTGCGGCAGATCGACGCCTGGCGGGAAGCCGAGCCGATGAAGTGCCCGGACCGCGAGGACGCCATCCTCCCGCAGGCGGCGATCAAGCGGCTCTGGGAAATCATCCGCGACCGCGGCCAGATCGACAACACGATCATGACCACCGGCGTCGGCCAGCACCAGATGTGGGCGGCCCAGTTCTTCCACCTGAACAAGCCGCGGACGTGGGTGACCAGCGGCGGTCTCGGCACGATGGGCTTCGGCCTCCCGGCCGCGATGGGCGCGAAGGTCGCCCACCCGGACGCGATCGTGATCGACGTCGACGGCGACGGCAGCTTCCAGATGAACATTCAGGAACTGGCCTGCTGCTACGCCGAGAAGATCGCCCCGAAGATCCTCCTGCTGAACAACCAGCACCTCGGGATGGTCGTCCAGTGGGAAGACCGGTTCTTCGGTAGCAACCGGGGCCACACGTACCTGGGGGCCGGGGCCGACCAGGAGTGGTACCCGAACTTCGTAAAGATCGCCGAGGGGTTCGGGGTCAAGGGCCGTGCCATCACCGACCGCAAGGATCTCGACGAAGCGCTGATCGAGATGCTCGACCACGACGGCCCGTACCTGCTGGATGTCCACGTCCCGCACCAGGAGCACGTGCTGCCGATGATCCCGGCCGGGATGACCGTGAAGGATATCATCAAGGCTTAG
- a CDS encoding WD40 repeat domain-containing protein, which translates to MIHLTGHTKDVRAVAFAPDGRLASGSTDGTVRLWDPGRGECISTIRAGRPVYAVAVAADGRTLAYSGRPARTDVRDNLIELRDLSADQNLDPCVWEMPPNRAGIPTVRSIWSLSFSADGQHLAAASRQLGAGNHVNGGGARVWQLSPPYTNLPIAVPSAYTVAFSPRGAGLTVTGERGIWFFLDHVTAAKENAEAVTSSLPCDWAAAVAHLPDGATIVGANSFLLSFDPTGRTTWRKVKTGFRAVTSAAASPIAPFMVIGGSPNGVEIYDTGAGIRRTAYDFGIGKIHAVAFAPDGLTFAVAGDGGLMICDADVG; encoded by the coding sequence ATGATTCACCTGACCGGCCATACGAAAGACGTCCGTGCCGTAGCTTTCGCGCCCGACGGCCGACTGGCCTCGGGCAGTACTGATGGGACCGTTCGCCTCTGGGATCCTGGCCGGGGCGAATGTATCTCGACGATTCGCGCCGGCCGCCCGGTGTACGCCGTGGCGGTCGCCGCGGACGGGCGGACGTTGGCGTATTCGGGGCGACCCGCTCGCACCGACGTCCGTGATAATTTGATCGAATTGCGAGATTTGTCGGCAGACCAAAACCTCGACCCCTGCGTGTGGGAAATGCCCCCGAACCGAGCGGGGATTCCTACCGTTCGTTCGATCTGGTCGCTCTCCTTCTCCGCCGACGGTCAACACCTCGCGGCCGCGTCCCGGCAGCTCGGCGCGGGAAACCACGTCAACGGCGGCGGCGCTCGGGTCTGGCAACTCTCCCCGCCGTACACGAATTTGCCGATTGCGGTGCCGAGTGCTTACACCGTGGCGTTTTCGCCGCGCGGGGCCGGATTGACGGTTACTGGTGAACGCGGAATTTGGTTTTTCCTGGACCACGTCACCGCAGCCAAGGAAAACGCGGAAGCGGTGACAAGTAGCCTCCCGTGCGATTGGGCTGCCGCGGTCGCGCACCTGCCGGACGGGGCGACGATCGTGGGAGCGAATTCGTTTCTGCTGTCGTTCGACCCGACTGGGAGAACAACGTGGCGGAAAGTGAAAACTGGCTTCCGCGCCGTAACGTCCGCCGCCGCGTCTCCGATCGCCCCGTTCATGGTGATCGGTGGGAGCCCGAATGGGGTGGAAATTTACGACACCGGTGCGGGCATCCGCCGGACCGCGTACGATTTCGGGATCGGAAAGATTCACGCGGTCGCGTTCGCGCCGGACGGTCTGACTTTCGCCGTAGCGGGTGACGGCGGCCTGATGATTTGCGATGCGGATGTCGGATAG
- a CDS encoding putative sugar nucleotidyl transferase: protein MRICLYEDRRVADLAPLALARPVADLLCGMSALEIKHRRYFAPDAVGHLVRPIVAELTRAARPYIPVNNPQWLRAGPTVLVNARWVPPPRAPGESAPLTADLFADGPFVAVCDGDLAFAAVGPDALAAVSPATLEQCLEDWLATLPVRTVGGTVLRKPADLVACNKSQIAADFPHAVDSDGLGSRPAAGGLTGPADRLFLHPTAAIDPMVMIDTTGGPVAVAAGAVVAAFTRLDGPCFIGPGAHVLGATIRAGTSIGAHCRIGGEVAASIFQGYADKAHQGFMAYSYVGEWATLGPGTQTVAGPDDLPTGCFIGDHARIAPGTLFDRETCVGLFATVLPLGGVPPRDVPSFSRVGPDGTTDDFDCGPLFAAAAAAMTARGRIFTRGQESVYRAIAAQASGRSRPPARGSESVRFRIAG, encoded by the coding sequence ATGCGCATCTGTTTGTACGAGGATCGCCGGGTAGCCGACCTCGCCCCACTCGCACTAGCTCGCCCGGTGGCGGACTTGTTGTGCGGGATGTCCGCGCTGGAAATCAAGCACCGCCGGTATTTCGCCCCGGACGCGGTCGGTCATCTCGTCCGCCCCATCGTGGCCGAGTTGACGCGCGCCGCGCGGCCGTACATTCCGGTCAACAACCCGCAATGGCTCCGGGCCGGCCCGACGGTCCTGGTCAACGCCCGGTGGGTTCCGCCCCCCCGAGCGCCCGGAGAATCGGCCCCGCTCACCGCCGATTTGTTCGCCGACGGCCCGTTCGTGGCCGTATGCGACGGCGACCTGGCGTTCGCCGCCGTCGGCCCGGACGCGCTCGCGGCCGTCTCCCCGGCCACCCTCGAACAGTGCCTCGAAGACTGGCTGGCGACGCTCCCGGTGAGAACCGTTGGCGGGACCGTCTTGCGGAAGCCGGCGGACCTCGTCGCGTGCAACAAGTCGCAGATCGCCGCCGACTTCCCCCACGCGGTCGACTCGGACGGGCTCGGCTCGCGCCCGGCGGCGGGCGGTCTGACCGGCCCGGCCGACCGGCTCTTTCTTCACCCGACGGCCGCCATCGATCCGATGGTGATGATCGATACCACGGGCGGCCCGGTGGCCGTGGCCGCGGGTGCCGTCGTGGCCGCGTTCACCCGGCTCGACGGCCCCTGTTTCATCGGCCCGGGAGCCCACGTCCTCGGCGCGACGATCCGGGCGGGAACGTCCATTGGCGCCCACTGCCGGATCGGCGGCGAGGTCGCGGCGAGCATTTTTCAGGGGTACGCGGACAAAGCCCACCAAGGATTCATGGCGTACAGTTACGTCGGCGAGTGGGCGACCCTCGGGCCGGGCACCCAAACCGTCGCCGGACCAGACGACCTGCCGACCGGCTGCTTCATCGGAGACCACGCCAGGATTGCCCCGGGCACACTGTTCGACCGAGAAACGTGCGTCGGGCTGTTCGCGACCGTCTTGCCGCTGGGAGGCGTTCCCCCGCGGGACGTGCCCTCGTTCTCCCGCGTCGGCCCCGACGGAACGACCGACGACTTCGACTGCGGCCCCCTCTTCGCCGCGGCTGCCGCCGCCATGACCGCCCGCGGGCGGATCTTCACCCGCGGTCAGGAATCGGTCTACCGTGCCATAGCGGCCCAGGCATCCGGCCGCTCCCGGCCGCCTGCCCGCGGGAGCGAATCCGTCCGGTTCCGCATCGCGGGCTAA
- a CDS encoding 4-hydroxyproline epimerase, translating into MQRVQVIDSHTAGEPTRVVVAGGPDLGPGSVADRCRVFAQRFDHFRSAVVNEPRGSDVLVGALLCEPADPVASAGVIFFNNVGTLGMCGHGTIGLVVTLAHLGRISPGDHVIETPVGNVTATLHPDGRVSVRNVPSYRFAKNVAVAAEGYGPVVGDVAWGGNWFFLVGEHRETIAIQNVERLTDVAWRVRQALNMNGITGAGGAVIDHVEFFGPPGDPANHSRNFVLCPGRAYDRSPCGTGTSAKLSCLAADDKLVPGQVWRQEGVLGTVFEGQYERGADGHVIPTVTGTAYITAEATLLFDERDPFAGGIRGL; encoded by the coding sequence ATGCAGCGAGTTCAGGTCATCGACTCCCACACAGCCGGCGAACCGACCCGCGTAGTCGTGGCGGGCGGGCCGGACCTCGGCCCGGGGTCGGTCGCCGACCGCTGCCGGGTCTTCGCCCAGCGCTTCGATCACTTCCGGTCCGCGGTGGTGAACGAGCCCCGCGGCTCGGACGTCCTCGTCGGGGCGTTACTCTGCGAACCGGCGGACCCGGTCGCGTCTGCCGGGGTAATCTTCTTTAATAATGTCGGCACGCTTGGCATGTGCGGGCACGGGACCATCGGGCTCGTCGTCACGCTGGCTCACCTTGGGCGAATTTCTCCCGGCGATCACGTCATCGAGACGCCGGTCGGCAACGTCACCGCGACCTTGCATCCGGACGGCCGGGTGAGCGTTCGCAACGTCCCGAGTTACCGCTTCGCCAAGAACGTGGCGGTGGCCGCGGAAGGGTACGGACCCGTGGTCGGCGACGTGGCGTGGGGCGGGAACTGGTTTTTCCTGGTCGGCGAACACCGCGAGACGATCGCCATCCAGAACGTCGAGCGGTTGACGGATGTGGCCTGGCGCGTCCGCCAGGCTCTGAACATGAACGGGATCACGGGGGCGGGCGGCGCAGTCATCGACCACGTCGAATTCTTCGGCCCGCCGGGCGACCCGGCGAATCACTCCCGCAACTTCGTCCTCTGCCCCGGCCGGGCTTACGACCGGTCGCCGTGCGGGACCGGCACCAGCGCGAAACTTTCCTGCCTCGCGGCGGACGACAAGCTCGTGCCGGGTCAAGTGTGGCGGCAGGAGGGCGTCCTCGGGACTGTGTTCGAGGGCCAATACGAACGTGGGGCCGACGGCCACGTGATCCCGACCGTAACCGGCACCGCGTACATCACCGCCGAAGCAACGTTACTGTTCGACGAACGCGATCCGTTCGCAGGGGGGATTCGAGGCTTGTAA
- a CDS encoding Clp protease N-terminal domain-containing protein, translating to MPDRVDDDIFVPSGRVRADVADSATARALRESLAHARATNWDSVRTPHLFMGLLAAPDPGVFNWANRLGADLGRLLEQFRDLFYQDAEPVPPLLLNREFLSDNVIRVLRDSYARARDYGRPSFTQMDLLITLFTAPNSIVAECFERIGVTAARLTELAVLAEQESSGV from the coding sequence ATGCCCGACCGAGTGGACGACGATATATTCGTGCCCAGCGGGCGGGTCCGTGCGGACGTAGCCGATTCGGCCACGGCGCGGGCCCTCCGGGAGTCTTTGGCACACGCCCGGGCAACGAACTGGGACAGCGTGCGGACGCCCCACCTGTTCATGGGACTCCTGGCCGCCCCCGACCCCGGGGTGTTCAACTGGGCCAACCGCCTCGGCGCCGACCTCGGTCGTTTACTCGAACAGTTCCGCGACCTCTTCTACCAGGACGCCGAACCCGTCCCGCCGCTTCTACTAAACCGTGAATTTCTCTCGGACAACGTCATCCGCGTACTCCGCGACTCCTACGCCCGTGCGCGGGACTACGGCCGACCGTCGTTCACGCAGATGGACCTGCTCATCACTCTGTTCACCGCCCCGAACAGCATCGTGGCCGAGTGCTTCGAGCGAATCGGCGTGACCGCAGCCCGTCTGACCGAACTCGCTGTCCTGGCCGAGCAAGAAAGCTCGGGTGTCTGA
- a CDS encoding excinuclease ABC subunit UvrC, giving the protein MSDESTPVSFQTPDPSKIPPGEKVKEFPAAPGVYLMKDDAGNVIYVGKAKSLRSRASHYFTKEAAENTRTAELVKCIRDIDFIPCETEVEALLKEARLVKDIQPRFNVLLKDDKTFPYLQIRTREEFPRVEFTRSPRRKGVRLYGPFTNARSLRAAIQVLQRVFQFRTCTLDIKSDDDRWRWFRPCILHSIRQCSAPCNLRVTREEYRRQIRKLILILEGKKGKLLKEMEGHMKEASVALQFEKAARLRDEIAALKRLELRGDVEANVQPEVFPIDPKKGLVGLRKVLGLAKVPRTIEGVDIAHLGGSDTVASLVAFLDGLPFKPGYRRFKIKSVEGVDDFASMREIVTRRFKRLHDDDSVFPDILLIDGGKGQLNAALDAFKMLAIDPPCVISLAKQEEEIFRPGQSESIKLSRHSAALRLLQYVRDEAHRFAQHYHHILRRKKLTGE; this is encoded by the coding sequence ATGTCCGACGAATCGACCCCCGTGAGCTTCCAAACCCCGGACCCAAGCAAGATTCCGCCCGGAGAGAAAGTCAAAGAATTCCCGGCCGCCCCCGGCGTCTACCTGATGAAAGACGATGCCGGGAACGTGATCTACGTCGGCAAGGCGAAGAGCCTGCGGAGCCGGGCGTCGCACTATTTCACCAAGGAAGCGGCCGAGAACACCCGCACCGCGGAACTCGTCAAGTGTATCCGGGATATCGATTTCATCCCGTGCGAAACGGAAGTCGAAGCGCTCCTGAAAGAGGCCCGGCTGGTCAAGGACATTCAGCCGCGGTTCAACGTCCTGCTCAAGGACGACAAGACGTTCCCGTACCTGCAAATCCGCACCCGCGAGGAGTTCCCCCGCGTCGAGTTCACCCGGTCCCCGCGGCGGAAGGGCGTCCGCCTGTACGGCCCGTTCACCAACGCGCGGAGCCTCCGGGCGGCCATCCAGGTCCTCCAGCGCGTCTTCCAGTTCCGCACTTGCACGCTCGACATCAAGTCGGACGACGACCGCTGGCGGTGGTTCCGGCCGTGCATCCTGCACAGCATCCGCCAGTGTTCGGCGCCGTGCAACCTCCGCGTGACCCGCGAGGAGTACCGCCGGCAGATCCGCAAACTCATCCTGATTCTGGAGGGGAAGAAGGGGAAGCTGCTCAAGGAGATGGAAGGACACATGAAGGAGGCGAGCGTCGCCCTCCAGTTCGAGAAGGCCGCCCGGCTGCGGGACGAGATCGCCGCGCTCAAGCGGCTAGAACTGCGGGGTGACGTGGAGGCGAACGTCCAACCCGAGGTGTTTCCCATCGACCCCAAGAAAGGGCTCGTCGGCCTGCGGAAAGTGTTGGGGCTGGCGAAAGTCCCGCGGACGATCGAGGGCGTGGACATCGCCCACCTCGGCGGGTCGGACACGGTGGCGTCGCTGGTCGCGTTCCTGGACGGGTTGCCGTTCAAGCCGGGGTACCGGCGGTTCAAGATCAAGTCGGTGGAGGGAGTAGACGACTTCGCGTCGATGCGAGAGATCGTCACCCGCCGATTCAAGCGCCTGCACGACGACGACTCGGTTTTCCCGGACATTCTGCTCATCGACGGCGGCAAGGGCCAGCTCAACGCCGCCCTCGACGCCTTCAAGATGCTGGCGATCGACCCGCCGTGCGTGATCTCGCTGGCGAAGCAGGAGGAGGAGATCTTCCGCCCCGGCCAGTCCGAGTCGATCAAGCTCAGCCGCCACTCGGCCGCGCTGCGACTCCTGCAATACGTCCGCGACGAAGCCCACCGCTTCGCACAGCACTACCACCATATCCTGAGGCGAAAGAAGCTGACCGGAGAATAA
- a CDS encoding SGNH/GDSL hydrolase family protein: MFRRFVISASALLAALVVVSPATAADPPKDFFFKTNDRIVFLGDSITEQYEYSTYIELYLTTRFPTANFVFLNAGIGGDTANGGAGRFQTHVLDEKPTAVTIDFGMNDAGYGKFNPGANKVYVEKTKAMLEAAKKAGVRVALISPNAVDRRVNPNFKLYVETQKEFYAPLKGLAESFGDPFVDQYATTRAALEKMEADDPQAKVAKPFGDGFHTSKPGGLLMAHAILTGLQAPALVSDVTIDAKASKADSKQCQVSGVTATPSGATFERTDESLPLPVQKEWLSMLPYTSELKDLNWYGLTVTGLNDGDYTVAIDGVDAGKYTAKQLAAGVNLGNQTAGPVFAQANAVFQAIQAKNGIVHQRFRGVVMFGAPDWLADVAAERKSKELAKRMDAINAAQAGVYKLAAPKARKFEVKAVK; the protein is encoded by the coding sequence ATGTTCCGCCGGTTCGTAATTTCCGCGTCCGCGTTGCTCGCGGCGCTGGTCGTCGTCTCCCCCGCCACCGCGGCCGACCCGCCCAAGGACTTCTTCTTCAAAACGAACGACCGAATCGTCTTCCTCGGCGACAGCATCACCGAGCAGTACGAATACTCGACCTACATCGAACTCTACCTGACCACCCGGTTCCCCACGGCGAACTTCGTCTTCCTGAACGCCGGCATCGGCGGCGACACGGCGAACGGCGGGGCCGGGCGGTTCCAGACCCACGTTCTCGACGAGAAGCCGACCGCGGTCACGATCGACTTCGGGATGAACGACGCGGGCTACGGCAAGTTCAACCCCGGGGCGAACAAGGTGTACGTCGAGAAGACCAAGGCGATGCTCGAGGCCGCCAAGAAAGCGGGCGTCCGCGTCGCCCTGATCTCGCCGAACGCGGTCGACCGGCGGGTGAATCCGAACTTCAAGCTGTACGTGGAAACCCAGAAAGAGTTCTACGCCCCGCTCAAGGGTCTCGCGGAGTCGTTCGGCGACCCGTTCGTGGATCAGTACGCCACCACGCGGGCGGCCCTGGAGAAGATGGAGGCCGACGACCCCCAGGCCAAGGTCGCCAAGCCGTTCGGCGACGGGTTTCACACGTCCAAGCCGGGCGGGTTGCTCATGGCCCACGCGATCCTGACCGGCCTCCAGGCCCCCGCGCTGGTCAGCGACGTGACGATCGACGCCAAGGCAAGTAAGGCGGACTCGAAGCAGTGCCAGGTCTCCGGCGTGACCGCGACCCCGTCCGGCGCGACGTTCGAGCGGACCGACGAATCGCTGCCGCTGCCGGTCCAGAAAGAATGGCTGTCCATGCTACCGTACACCAGCGAGCTAAAAGACCTGAACTGGTACGGCCTGACCGTTACCGGCCTGAACGACGGGGACTACACGGTCGCGATCGACGGCGTCGACGCCGGGAAATACACCGCGAAGCAACTCGCGGCCGGCGTGAACCTCGGGAACCAGACGGCCGGTCCGGTGTTCGCCCAGGCGAACGCGGTTTTCCAGGCGATCCAGGCGAAGAATGGCATCGTCCACCAACGGTTCCGCGGGGTCGTGATGTTCGGCGCCCCGGACTGGTTGGCCGACGTGGCGGCCGAGCGGAAGTCGAAGGAACTGGCGAAGCGGATGGACGCGATCAACGCCGCGCAAGCCGGGGTGTACAAACTCGCCGCGCCGAAAGCCCGCAAGTTCGAAGTCAAAGCGGTGAAGTAA